A part of Arachis hypogaea cultivar Tifrunner chromosome 12, arahy.Tifrunner.gnm2.J5K5, whole genome shotgun sequence genomic DNA contains:
- the LOC112727535 gene encoding uncharacterized protein: MKRRRLIKKYQSPKKSFKDVENARLVSSPNVLKGEGLYNLKRKKMNILNRMLYMLKKMFIFQMMKMLSWHEKKDIFQVILGQHLLKARVNKSIYLKVHPFKMKFIVIAYQMLIFLIMKRYFLAKIEGLEQKSD; encoded by the exons ATGAAGAGAAGAAGGCTAATAAAGAAGTATCAAAGTCCTAAAAAATCCTTCAAAGATGTTGAAAATGCTAGACTAGTGTCATCCCCTAAT GTATTAAAAGGAGAAGGCTTGTACaatttgaagaggaagaagatgaacatATTGAACCGAATGTTGTATATGCTAAAGAAAATGTTCAtctttcaaatgatgaaaatg TTATCTTGGCACGAGAAAAAAGACATCTTCCAAGTCATTTTAGGTCAACATCTTCTAAAGGCACGAGTCAACAAGAGCATATACCTCAAAGTTCATCCATTCAAAATGAAGTTCATAGTCATAGCCTATCAGATGCTGATTTTCTTAATAATGAAGAG gtattttctagctaaaattgagggacttgagcaaaaatctgattaa